From the Saccharobesus litoralis genome, one window contains:
- a CDS encoding 5-oxoprolinase subunit B family protein, whose product MLTPPFPIIEVASENAYIVYFSQYSNVTTSASIAQYQARVKQLFGTALIDSIASFTSLLVIYDLSAIQAKQAKAYLDQTTQTLNTLDTQQEFEQAKTLCLPVYYDALYCPDLQAIAEQANLPVEDVIQIHSQSSYRVAAIGFAPGFAYLAEVDKRIAMPRLATPRKWVPQGAVGIADQQTAIYPASSPGGWNIIGLCPTQLFNLQQDPPMPFSIGQLVSFQAINQSEYLALGGELPDINQLNQG is encoded by the coding sequence ATGTTAACGCCTCCTTTCCCCATTATTGAAGTCGCTAGTGAAAATGCCTATATCGTGTATTTTTCTCAATACAGTAATGTCACAACCTCGGCTAGCATCGCGCAATATCAAGCAAGGGTTAAACAACTGTTTGGCACAGCACTTATAGACAGTATTGCGTCATTTACCTCTTTGCTAGTTATTTATGACTTAAGCGCGATTCAAGCCAAGCAAGCAAAAGCTTACTTAGATCAAACAACCCAAACCTTAAATACCCTAGATACACAACAGGAATTTGAGCAAGCTAAAACCCTTTGTTTGCCCGTATATTATGATGCGCTTTATTGCCCTGATCTGCAGGCCATTGCCGAACAGGCTAATTTGCCCGTTGAAGATGTTATTCAAATACATAGCCAATCTAGCTACCGCGTAGCTGCAATCGGCTTTGCCCCCGGCTTCGCTTATTTAGCAGAGGTCGATAAGCGTATCGCTATGCCTCGTTTAGCAACACCACGAAAATGGGTACCACAAGGGGCTGTCGGCATTGCTGATCAACAAACCGCTATTTACCCTGCAAGCAGTCCTGGCGGCTGGAATATAATCGGCTTATGCCCTACTCAGTTATTTAACTTGCAACAAGATCCGCCCATGCCTTTTAGCATAGGTCAGTTGGTAAGTTTTCAAGCAATCAACCAATCGGAATATTTAGCATTAGGTGGCGAACTACCCGATATTAATCAGTTAAATCAAGGTTAA
- a CDS encoding 5-oxoprolinase subunit PxpA, with the protein MYLNCDLGESYGQWQMGLDTDVLPHVDMANIACGFHAGDPCVIANTLKLTQLNQNIIGAHPSYPDRQGFGRRSMQCSSTELTNLLHYQIAALDGMASIYNQSVSYVKPHGALYNDMMRDQAILTSVMQSVASYKKPLKLMILATGKAEQHAKQAEQLGLELFFEAFADRRYDDHGYLQPRSQAGSVLDKQQILQQVEQLKQRGTVTTNTGQTITLKADTLCVHGDNPESIALVKQIKQICQSSL; encoded by the coding sequence ATGTATTTAAATTGCGATCTTGGTGAAAGCTATGGCCAGTGGCAAATGGGGCTCGATACCGATGTATTACCACATGTTGATATGGCCAATATTGCCTGTGGCTTTCATGCCGGCGACCCTTGTGTTATTGCCAATACGCTTAAATTAACGCAATTAAACCAAAATATCATAGGCGCCCACCCTTCGTACCCTGATCGTCAAGGGTTTGGCCGTCGTTCAATGCAATGCTCAAGCACAGAACTCACTAATCTACTGCATTATCAAATTGCAGCACTCGATGGCATGGCCAGCATATACAACCAGTCTGTTAGCTATGTGAAACCCCATGGCGCTTTATATAACGACATGATGCGCGACCAAGCAATATTAACCAGCGTTATGCAATCTGTCGCTAGCTATAAAAAGCCATTAAAATTAATGATTTTAGCCACAGGCAAAGCGGAACAGCATGCTAAGCAAGCGGAGCAACTTGGGCTTGAGCTGTTTTTTGAGGCGTTTGCTGACAGGCGTTATGACGACCACGGTTATTTACAACCCCGAAGCCAAGCCGGTTCCGTATTAGATAAGCAACAAATTTTACAGCAAGTCGAACAGCTTAAGCAGCGAGGCACTGTAACAACAAACACCGGCCAAACCATAACACTTAAAGCTGATACGCTCTGTGTGCATGGCGATAACCCAGAGTCCATTGCCCTAGTTAAACAAATCAAACAAATTTGCCAGTCTAGTTTATAG
- a CDS encoding GGDEF domain-containing protein, with protein MKSDWWNDFKDRESAANVETRRKQWVFYFCNYFGCVAIIFFASQHLNSDDDFLKWTLYLTAAFLVTNVLTSYLFDLLNLFCFNTGLVISIFMLFLLYGGGHENTALYWLYPFPLVLFVLLGYRLAAIFNLVLLGLFAFLLFNPELIAANYPHADKTRFLSSYFCTVVIIYITEFFRVRSHFELSRINQDRQLQANTDQLSQLPNRRFIDSSLLPDISQHPDKYFPLAVVMADIDHFKQVNDKFGHDIGDEVLRHVAGLFQNTIRSSDVVARTGGEEFLFFFPQTGAEVAHKVAENIRQVLENSPIALQAHDLNLTSSFGVACATQNDDLTQTLKQADENLYVAKSQGRNQVV; from the coding sequence ATGAAATCCGATTGGTGGAATGATTTTAAAGATCGTGAATCTGCCGCTAATGTCGAAACACGCAGAAAACAATGGGTATTTTACTTTTGTAATTACTTTGGCTGCGTAGCAATTATTTTTTTTGCAAGCCAGCACCTCAACAGTGATGATGATTTTTTAAAGTGGACATTATATTTAACCGCCGCTTTTTTAGTGACTAATGTTCTAACCTCCTATTTGTTCGATTTACTAAACCTGTTTTGTTTCAATACCGGCTTAGTCATATCGATATTTATGCTGTTTTTACTGTACGGTGGAGGGCATGAAAATACCGCTTTATATTGGTTATATCCCTTCCCATTGGTTCTGTTTGTATTGTTGGGGTATCGGTTAGCCGCTATTTTTAATTTGGTATTACTCGGGCTTTTTGCCTTTTTATTATTCAATCCTGAGTTGATTGCCGCAAACTACCCACATGCCGATAAAACCCGCTTTCTCAGCTCGTACTTTTGTACTGTCGTTATTATTTACATTACTGAATTTTTCCGAGTGCGCAGTCATTTTGAGTTAAGTCGCATCAATCAAGACAGGCAACTGCAAGCCAATACAGATCAACTCAGTCAATTACCTAATCGCCGCTTTATCGATTCATCTTTACTGCCGGATATTAGCCAACACCCAGACAAGTATTTCCCTTTAGCGGTTGTCATGGCCGATATCGATCATTTCAAACAAGTTAACGATAAATTTGGTCATGATATAGGCGATGAAGTATTGCGCCACGTTGCAGGGTTATTTCAAAATACCATCCGCAGTAGTGACGTTGTTGCGCGCACCGGCGGCGAAGAGTTTTTGTTTTTCTTTCCACAAACCGGTGCGGAAGTCGCGCATAAAGTGGCCGAAAACATTCGCCAAGTATTAGAAAACAGTCCCATTGCGCTGCAAGCACACGACTTAAATTTAACCTCTAGTTTTGGGGTGGCCTGCGCAACTCAAAATGACGATTTAACTCAAACATTAAAACAAGCTGACGAGAACTTATACGTCGCCAAATCACAAGGCCGCAATCAAGTCGTTTAA
- a CDS encoding AhpA/YtjB family protein gives MQQPSLIETPPKDSQKNLRWAWRKLVQTSIGAGLILIVMTVWTTTFDKGRDTFEHQANTLVREMVKQAELSYLFAQQAADDRLLKMAVNNLAQSKIVIDANIYDAKGVVLAQSDDALSVLQATGLKENPQQTKLIPIIEPIMVDGSIQAYIRVTFDYHAIHNQTLPFHMEFSGQTRLMLLLCFIIGIVFTRIFSKRR, from the coding sequence GTGCAACAACCTTCGCTTATAGAAACACCACCCAAAGATAGCCAAAAAAATCTCCGCTGGGCATGGCGAAAGCTGGTACAAACCAGTATTGGCGCAGGTTTAATTTTAATCGTAATGACGGTTTGGACAACTACGTTCGACAAAGGACGCGATACATTCGAGCATCAAGCCAACACACTTGTCCGTGAAATGGTCAAGCAGGCTGAATTGAGCTATTTATTCGCCCAACAAGCCGCTGACGATAGATTATTGAAAATGGCCGTGAATAATCTTGCCCAATCAAAGATCGTAATTGACGCCAATATTTACGATGCTAAAGGTGTGGTATTAGCGCAATCTGACGACGCATTAAGCGTGTTGCAAGCCACTGGCTTAAAAGAAAATCCCCAACAAACCAAATTAATCCCCATTATTGAACCCATAATGGTCGATGGATCCATACAAGCGTATATAAGAGTCACGTTCGATTATCACGCTATTCACAATCAAACATTACCATTTCATATGGAATTTAGCGGCCAAACTCGCTTAATGCTTTTACTGTGTTTTATTATTGGTATTGTATTTACGCGGATATTTTCAAAACGTCGATAA
- the serB gene encoding phosphoserine phosphatase SerB: protein MSQYQTLSLPANLQHIASAFASVDRQGQVIQLNPNDPSQYILASRHNGTSVTVYGKKFDTVDYQQLASQLTDTGLTGVQIIDALDEQSDAALSFIYQGELADTTWTAIKEWALANTLDVWRLAERPTINQPGLLLMDMDSTTIKIECIDEIAKLAGVGEEVAAVTEMAMQGKLDFAESLRGRVGTLAGSDESIIAQVKDNLPLMHGLTRLIAVLKQHNWRIAIASGGFTYFADKLKDDLGLDAAVANTLEIVDGKLTGQVLGGIVDAQVKADTLGELAQQFGIDAKQTVAMGDGANDLVMMAAASLGVAFEAKPLVQEKADVAINFYGLDALLYILQR from the coding sequence GTGTCTCAATATCAAACTCTTTCTTTACCTGCGAACCTACAGCATATCGCGTCGGCTTTCGCAAGCGTTGACCGCCAAGGTCAAGTGATCCAACTTAACCCGAACGATCCAAGCCAATATATTCTTGCTTCTCGTCACAATGGCACGAGCGTAACTGTTTATGGCAAAAAGTTTGATACTGTTGATTATCAGCAACTAGCAAGTCAATTGACCGACACTGGCCTAACCGGCGTGCAAATTATTGATGCGCTTGACGAACAGTCTGATGCGGCACTGAGCTTTATCTACCAAGGTGAACTAGCAGATACCACTTGGACAGCAATTAAAGAATGGGCATTAGCCAACACTTTGGATGTATGGCGCTTAGCTGAACGACCGACCATTAATCAACCCGGTCTTTTGTTAATGGATATGGATTCAACCACTATTAAAATTGAGTGTATTGATGAAATTGCAAAATTAGCGGGCGTGGGTGAAGAAGTGGCTGCCGTTACTGAAATGGCAATGCAAGGTAAATTGGATTTTGCTGAAAGCTTGCGTGGCCGTGTGGGTACGTTAGCCGGTTCAGATGAAAGCATCATTGCACAAGTTAAAGATAATTTACCATTAATGCATGGCCTAACGCGTTTAATTGCCGTACTTAAGCAGCACAATTGGCGTATTGCGATTGCATCTGGTGGGTTTACTTATTTTGCCGATAAACTTAAAGATGACTTAGGTTTAGATGCCGCAGTGGCCAATACATTAGAAATTGTTGATGGTAAGCTGACTGGTCAAGTGTTGGGCGGTATTGTTGATGCACAAGTTAAAGCTGACACGCTAGGTGAGTTAGCACAACAATTTGGTATTGATGCTAAGCAAACCGTCGCTATGGGTGATGGGGCTAACGATTTAGTCATGATGGCAGCAGCTAGCTTAGGTGTAGCGTTTGAGGCGAAACCCTTAGTTCAAGAAAAAGCTGACGTGGCAATTAACTTTTATGGCTTAGATGCCTTGCTCTATATTTTACAACGTTAG
- a CDS encoding esterase family protein, producing the protein MNREYHKWWSHNLERDMEMLVFGHAGAKVLVFPTRGGRFYEYENIRMVDRIRDKIESGKMQLFCVDSVDAESFYCFWAHPSGRIARHQQYEKYIVEEVVPFMNVQNPHYCTISHGCSLGAFHAANVAFRHPHLFQKLCAFSGRYDLTLQVEYFDDLLDGYYNDEVYFNTPTHFLPNLQCNDTLNNLKNMDIVMVIGEEDPFLENNKHLSQILHEKGIDHELHVWRERAHRGYYWRRMVTEYL; encoded by the coding sequence ATGAACAGAGAATACCATAAGTGGTGGAGCCACAACTTGGAACGCGATATGGAAATGCTGGTATTCGGCCATGCTGGTGCCAAAGTCCTTGTTTTTCCGACTCGAGGTGGCCGATTCTATGAATACGAAAACATCCGTATGGTAGACCGCATTCGCGACAAAATTGAATCTGGTAAAATGCAATTATTTTGTGTCGACAGTGTCGATGCAGAAAGCTTTTATTGTTTTTGGGCGCACCCGAGTGGGCGAATTGCCCGCCATCAACAATATGAAAAATATATTGTTGAAGAAGTCGTGCCCTTTATGAATGTGCAAAATCCCCACTATTGCACCATTAGTCATGGCTGTAGTTTAGGCGCATTTCATGCTGCCAACGTGGCTTTTCGCCACCCTCACCTTTTCCAAAAGCTATGTGCGTTTAGTGGTCGTTACGATTTAACCTTACAAGTTGAATATTTCGATGACCTGTTAGACGGGTACTACAATGATGAGGTTTACTTTAATACTCCAACCCACTTTTTGCCTAACTTACAGTGCAACGACACACTAAATAACTTGAAGAATATGGATATTGTGATGGTGATAGGGGAAGAAGATCCGTTTTTGGAAAATAACAAACATCTCAGTCAAATATTGCATGAAAAAGGCATAGATCATGAATTACATGTTTGGCGAGAGCGCGCACATCGCGGTTACTATTGGCGACGCATGGTCACCGAATATTTGTGA
- a CDS encoding acetylxylan esterase, whose product MSNQAEKFDPSYGYSLTDLLAITTPEAPKDFDSFWQNAYADCHDIQPKPKFIDTGAIHKNWRVFEIQYISTNDMKIGGWILIPQDKPPTRGFVVGHGYGGRDEPDYNLPFDDAAILFPCCRGISKSPNFPISSNPQWHVLHDIDKPDRYIIRGCVEDTWLAVSCLLALFPYLAGHLGYLGVSFSGGVGALAMAYEKRIARAHFNVPTFGNHQLRLKLPTWGSGESLRQFYRKKPDMLLNTLKYFDAANAAERINMPVHCALALKDPVVAPPGQFAVYNALKCEKHLYVLDEGHAEYPTQEQQKIELRQQLVEFFSPI is encoded by the coding sequence ATGTCGAACCAAGCAGAAAAATTTGACCCTTCCTATGGTTACTCTCTCACCGACCTTCTCGCTATAACTACGCCTGAAGCACCAAAAGACTTTGATTCATTTTGGCAAAATGCCTACGCCGATTGCCACGATATTCAACCTAAACCTAAATTTATCGACACAGGCGCCATTCATAAAAATTGGCGTGTGTTTGAAATTCAGTATATCTCCACGAATGACATGAAAATTGGTGGCTGGATATTGATCCCACAAGACAAACCACCCACGCGTGGCTTTGTTGTGGGCCATGGCTATGGCGGGCGCGACGAACCTGATTACAACTTACCATTTGATGATGCCGCTATTCTTTTTCCTTGCTGCCGTGGAATATCAAAAAGCCCTAACTTTCCGATATCCAGTAACCCGCAATGGCATGTTCTACACGACATAGATAAGCCCGATAGATATATCATACGCGGTTGCGTAGAAGACACTTGGCTTGCCGTGTCTTGTCTGTTGGCTCTTTTCCCCTATTTAGCCGGTCACTTAGGTTACCTAGGTGTTAGCTTTAGCGGTGGCGTTGGCGCGTTAGCCATGGCTTATGAAAAGCGAATAGCGCGAGCCCATTTTAATGTACCCACATTTGGCAACCATCAACTTAGGTTAAAGTTACCCACTTGGGGAAGCGGCGAGTCATTAAGGCAGTTTTATCGGAAAAAGCCCGATATGTTGCTCAATACATTAAAATATTTTGATGCGGCCAATGCCGCTGAGCGCATTAATATGCCTGTGCATTGTGCATTAGCGTTAAAAGATCCGGTTGTGGCACCGCCGGGGCAGTTTGCTGTATATAATGCGCTAAAATGTGAAAAACATCTTTATGTGTTGGATGAAGGCCATGCTGAATATCCAACTCAGGAACAACAAAAAATAGAGTTAAGACAACAATTAGTGGAGTTTTTTTCTCCCATTTAA
- the norR gene encoding nitric oxide reductase transcriptional regulator NorR, with the protein MNTEQINSKALLELALDLASCLVNQDRFNRLLATVSKTISCDAVAILACQGDTLKPLATIGLSRDTLGRRFIIHEHPRFTEICKHREATRFAADSPLPDPYDGLLLNRKGELPIHACMGIPLYFEDQLIGLLTLDSLTPKVFDNIPKHTLDIVAAIAAATLNTALTLDLLEQQATHSQQVVAELSQAALQRDGGELIGDSQGMRDLRNELDIIAPSNFTVLIMGETGVGKELVARHVHKKSLRARQPLVYVNCAALPENLIESELFGHVKGAFTGAESDRAGKFALAHEGTIFLDEIGELPIAAQSKLLRVLQNNEIQKVGQDQITRVDVRVIAATNRDLKQEVQQGRFRADLYHRLSVYPIKIPALRERFTDITLLAGYFAEQARRKLGLTQVRFSSDLLAQLNQYSWPGNVRELEHVIDRATVKAKNQQNSSQVKLDLSHVDVASEHLSPPSAISTPDKPNPLVNLSTHVATQPLGLKEATESFQRQIIVESLQQNDFNMAAAARELKTDRANLNRLAKRLGIRVKKSF; encoded by the coding sequence ATGAACACTGAGCAAATTAATAGCAAAGCTTTACTTGAATTGGCGTTGGATTTAGCTAGCTGCTTAGTCAATCAAGATAGATTTAATCGACTACTTGCAACAGTCAGTAAAACGATTTCTTGCGATGCTGTTGCCATATTAGCTTGTCAGGGCGATACGCTTAAACCGTTAGCAACCATAGGCTTGAGCCGAGATACCTTAGGCCGGCGATTTATTATTCACGAACACCCTAGGTTTACCGAAATTTGCAAACATCGCGAAGCAACCCGTTTTGCGGCCGATAGCCCGCTTCCCGACCCTTATGACGGGCTTTTGTTAAATCGCAAAGGAGAGTTACCAATCCACGCCTGTATGGGGATCCCACTGTATTTTGAAGATCAATTGATTGGACTATTAACCTTAGACAGCCTAACCCCCAAGGTATTCGACAATATTCCTAAGCACACCTTAGATATAGTTGCCGCTATTGCAGCGGCAACATTAAATACCGCGTTAACCTTAGATTTACTCGAACAGCAAGCTACCCATTCTCAACAAGTGGTTGCCGAACTCAGCCAAGCCGCATTACAGCGTGATGGCGGCGAGCTGATTGGTGATAGTCAAGGTATGCGTGATTTACGTAATGAACTGGATATTATTGCGCCTTCTAATTTTACCGTGCTAATTATGGGCGAAACTGGCGTGGGTAAAGAATTAGTCGCCCGCCATGTGCATAAAAAATCATTGCGTGCCCGACAACCTCTGGTTTATGTAAACTGCGCCGCGTTACCTGAAAACCTAATTGAAAGTGAATTATTTGGCCATGTTAAGGGTGCTTTTACAGGAGCTGAATCCGACAGAGCCGGTAAATTTGCACTGGCTCATGAAGGTACAATATTCCTTGACGAGATTGGCGAATTACCCATAGCTGCGCAAAGTAAATTACTCAGAGTATTGCAAAATAATGAAATACAAAAAGTCGGCCAAGACCAAATTACCAGAGTTGATGTCCGTGTTATAGCGGCAACCAATCGCGATTTAAAACAAGAAGTACAACAAGGTCGTTTTCGCGCTGATCTCTATCACAGGCTCAGTGTTTACCCGATCAAAATTCCGGCCTTGCGCGAACGCTTTACTGACATAACCCTACTTGCAGGGTATTTCGCAGAACAAGCGCGACGTAAACTAGGCTTAACACAGGTTAGATTTAGTTCTGATTTATTAGCGCAGTTGAATCAGTACAGTTGGCCAGGTAATGTGCGAGAGCTAGAACATGTTATTGACCGAGCAACCGTTAAAGCCAAAAATCAACAAAACAGCAGCCAAGTCAAACTCGATTTAAGCCATGTGGATGTGGCAAGTGAGCACCTTTCACCGCCAAGCGCCATATCAACGCCAGACAAACCTAACCCATTAGTTAACTTATCAACTCATGTTGCAACTCAACCATTAGGGTTAAAAGAGGCAACAGAATCATTTCAACGCCAAATCATCGTTGAGTCATTACAACAAAATGATTTTAATATGGCAGCAGCGGCTCGCGAATTAAAAACCGACAGAGCTAACTTAAACCGTTTAGCAAAACGCTTAGGGATACGCGTTAAAAAATCATTTTAA
- a CDS encoding NnrS family protein yields the protein MLQISEPINSQAASHKVFSSQALFELAFRPFFLLGTLSSIAALGYWILMLNGYAGFSLSGLNPVVWHLHEMLFGFGATVAVGFLLTAVQTWTGLKSIKGWALASLVGLWLAVRLFIWHNTPDSLAFALGLQTLWWLGVIAAMANLVWRSRNSRNYLFVPLLIALMLVNNAILLADIQANVPLALHLGRVCVLLFVVMMSLVGGRVIPFFTSRGAQVGSIQPIHWLEQAVVVSSLLMVVTYFASYFVASLTIFSHGLMLIAALLHMARTFNWQTAKTLFVPLLWSLHLAYLSMAIGLFLLGLSYFVEVLTLSSAMHVITIGAIGLMIFAMMARVSLGHTGRVLQVPLLVGVMFGLVFVALLARVVLPVWLDTLLAWNISVACWITASGIFLWRYMPILTRPRVR from the coding sequence ATGCTGCAAATATCAGAGCCAATAAATTCCCAAGCCGCTAGCCACAAAGTGTTTAGTTCACAAGCTTTGTTTGAATTGGCATTTAGGCCGTTCTTCTTGTTAGGTACTTTGTCTTCAATCGCAGCGCTAGGTTATTGGATATTAATGTTAAATGGCTATGCTGGTTTTTCTTTGTCGGGCTTAAATCCAGTTGTTTGGCACTTGCACGAAATGTTGTTTGGCTTTGGTGCGACAGTCGCGGTGGGCTTTCTATTAACGGCAGTGCAAACTTGGACAGGATTAAAAAGTATTAAAGGCTGGGCGTTAGCCAGCTTAGTCGGCTTATGGTTGGCAGTTAGGCTATTTATTTGGCATAACACGCCAGATAGCTTAGCGTTCGCTTTAGGGTTACAAACACTATGGTGGTTGGGCGTGATTGCGGCAATGGCTAATTTAGTTTGGCGTAGTCGCAACAGTCGTAATTATCTGTTTGTTCCTTTGTTAATTGCGTTAATGTTGGTTAACAACGCCATTTTATTGGCTGACATTCAAGCGAACGTACCTTTAGCTCTACATTTAGGTCGAGTTTGTGTTTTGCTTTTTGTGGTTATGATGAGTTTGGTGGGTGGTCGTGTTATTCCATTTTTTACTTCTCGCGGGGCGCAAGTTGGCAGCATACAGCCGATTCATTGGTTAGAGCAGGCAGTAGTGGTATCAAGCTTGTTAATGGTCGTAACCTATTTTGCTAGTTATTTTGTGGCCAGTTTGACGATATTCAGTCATGGCTTGATGCTTATCGCGGCGTTACTGCACATGGCGCGTACCTTTAATTGGCAAACAGCTAAAACCTTATTTGTTCCCCTTTTATGGTCGTTACACTTGGCATATCTTTCTATGGCTATTGGCCTTTTTCTGTTAGGGCTTAGCTATTTTGTAGAAGTGTTAACCCTAAGCAGTGCGATGCACGTGATTACTATTGGTGCGATCGGTTTAATGATATTTGCCATGATGGCACGGGTATCACTGGGCCATACAGGTCGAGTATTGCAGGTGCCGCTTTTAGTTGGCGTTATGTTTGGCTTGGTATTTGTCGCGTTACTGGCCCGAGTGGTATTGCCTGTCTGGTTAGATACCTTATTGGCGTGGAACATTAGTGTTGCTTGTTGGATAACAGCCAGTGGTATATTTTTATGGCGCTACATGCCAATTTTGACTCGCCCTAGAGTTCGTTAG
- the hmpA gene encoding NO-inducible flavohemoprotein, translated as MLTEQHIATIKSTIPILEEAGPALTAHFYKRMFEQDPQVKHIFNMSNQRSGGQQAALFEAIAAYAKNIENLGALTAAVERIAHKHTSFNVQAEHYEIVGKHLIGTLHDLLGEAFTQPLEDAWTAAYLFLAKVFIDREEQLYSQNETAQGGWRGLRDFTVVDKIPESKWVTSFVLKPLDGGEVVSYQAGQYLGLQLEPSDSEYKEIRQYSLSDKPSADHYRISVKREANENPGVISNYLHDCVNVGDVVKVMPPAGDFFFVDKNAPVVLISAGVGATPMQAMLETLAAQDYPQSVSYLYACEDKSEHTFAKRTAELTQAKAWQNFAWYRTNSTKAQGVINGLMELKPLAEQLPLADGDFYICGPVAFMQFIKGQLLELGVTETQIHYEVFGPHKGL; from the coding sequence ATGCTAACAGAGCAACATATTGCCACCATCAAAAGTACTATTCCTATTTTAGAAGAAGCAGGGCCCGCATTAACCGCGCATTTTTATAAGCGCATGTTCGAGCAAGATCCTCAGGTTAAGCATATTTTTAATATGAGTAATCAACGCTCAGGTGGTCAACAGGCCGCTTTATTTGAAGCGATTGCCGCATATGCTAAAAATATTGAAAATTTAGGGGCGTTAACCGCTGCGGTTGAACGCATTGCGCATAAGCATACCAGTTTCAATGTGCAAGCCGAACATTATGAAATTGTTGGCAAGCACCTTATTGGTACGTTACACGATTTATTGGGCGAGGCTTTTACTCAACCCTTAGAAGATGCTTGGACAGCAGCATACCTGTTTTTGGCAAAAGTATTTATTGATAGAGAAGAACAACTATACAGCCAGAATGAAACCGCTCAAGGTGGCTGGCGTGGCTTACGAGACTTTACTGTAGTTGATAAAATACCAGAATCAAAATGGGTAACGAGTTTTGTACTCAAACCACTTGATGGCGGTGAAGTTGTTAGTTATCAAGCAGGACAATATTTAGGTTTGCAGCTAGAGCCAAGCGATTCTGAGTATAAGGAAATTCGTCAATACTCGTTATCAGATAAACCGTCTGCTGATCATTATCGCATTTCAGTTAAACGAGAAGCCAATGAGAATCCAGGGGTTATTTCTAACTATTTACATGACTGCGTTAATGTCGGTGATGTAGTTAAGGTGATGCCTCCGGCGGGTGACTTTTTCTTTGTCGATAAAAATGCTCCCGTTGTTTTAATTTCGGCGGGCGTTGGTGCAACGCCAATGCAAGCTATGCTAGAAACACTAGCCGCACAAGATTACCCACAATCAGTTAGCTATTTGTACGCCTGTGAAGATAAAAGTGAACATACTTTTGCTAAGCGTACAGCTGAGTTAACCCAAGCTAAAGCTTGGCAAAACTTCGCTTGGTATCGAACCAATAGCACTAAAGCACAAGGTGTAATAAATGGTTTAATGGAGTTAAAGCCGTTAGCTGAGCAGCTACCGTTAGCCGATGGCGATTTTTATATCTGTGGACCTGTCGCATTTATGCAGTTTATTAAAGGCCAATTGCTCGAACTTGGGGTGACAGAGACACAAATTCATTACGAAGTATTTGGTCCTCATAAAGGGTTATAA
- a CDS encoding NUDIX domain-containing protein, with protein MIYGNTQLLDFKYDPFNGVIIDSHQLPKDVDEFTESLLISLDTFQQHGKQLVWLTLTHEQALFIPICTEQGFVFHNCLEQEITLILRLQPNAYAPFVPTHSIGAGALVINDNNQILLVKDSAQKVGGFKLPGGHVELSEDIAEAAMRETEEETGIKTEFEALMGFGTKHPYRFGKSNIYFICKLKPLNKEIIISQPDEILDARWLDIDSFLADETNSEFNRTIVAKLAKAQGLKRFDKPLGSTPRNEIFLAEHK; from the coding sequence ATGATTTATGGGAACACTCAATTGCTCGACTTTAAGTATGATCCGTTTAATGGTGTTATTATTGATAGCCACCAGCTTCCAAAGGACGTGGATGAATTTACCGAGTCTTTATTAATTTCTTTAGACACCTTTCAACAGCATGGCAAACAATTAGTCTGGCTTACCTTAACCCATGAGCAAGCCCTATTCATTCCAATTTGTACTGAGCAAGGTTTTGTTTTTCATAACTGTTTAGAACAAGAAATCACCTTGATTTTACGTTTACAGCCTAATGCTTACGCGCCATTTGTCCCTACACATTCAATCGGTGCTGGTGCCTTAGTGATTAACGATAACAATCAGATATTGCTAGTTAAAGACTCGGCACAAAAAGTCGGCGGCTTTAAACTACCTGGTGGTCATGTAGAATTGAGTGAAGATATCGCCGAAGCCGCCATGCGAGAAACCGAAGAAGAAACAGGTATTAAAACCGAATTTGAAGCACTCATGGGCTTTGGCACGAAACACCCTTATCGTTTCGGTAAATCGAATATCTATTTTATTTGCAAGCTAAAACCATTAAACAAAGAAATTATTATTAGCCAACCTGATGAAATTCTTGATGCACGATGGTTGGATATCGACAGCTTTTTAGCTGACGAAACCAATAGCGAATTTAACCGCACCATAGTCGCGAAACTCGCTAAAGCCCAAGGTTTAAAACGTTTTGATAAGCCACTTGGCTCGACACCTAGAAATGAGATTTTTTTGGCCGAGCATAAATAA